A stretch of Anolis sagrei isolate rAnoSag1 chromosome X, rAnoSag1.mat, whole genome shotgun sequence DNA encodes these proteins:
- the LOC132780194 gene encoding E3 SUMO-protein ligase ZBED1-like, with the protein MSVSSSLLPLGDYCCNPGTFFVLLCTFPRSPGGITSEERLGCNSHFGAPGAAGLQCTPLRLRYAQDNKGIDMEDVSSKRVSEFLQKCVKLEDHDRNAQPKEEILEVQSLPILAPSYPQTVQEEISMVFNTCAMPANLGPCTRRRREKGTGHDGTSTSLYVDRRKSKVWNYYTKLGDAYVECNVCKKQLSFHNSTTTMREHLVRKHSIRDTLLSQLKDDQISDPDYIAQENAIKRARQLTPENNNQYHAVPCTEPRTDVILELVLEMIFRDLHPLSVVKDKGFGLLIGYLEPSFILPSPMQLSSMLWHRYNVVKQHLEHYLQTAQSVVICAEFWVSQPNQTYLTIMANFIDGEWRRARCILETQQVHENKMESNLGDRLYSVLTDFGMPSKSVFCVMHDSLQDMEVNSSQLKCIYGWTSMCCAAHLLHLCVQAGLEVEQVQEALSAARSIVCYFQQDAKATCSLNSKLEAINKTKLKLVMDTGARWITTIEMCECLLDLKWAIMSVLEEHPKGTTVVQNLADHQWKLLQDLMPVMRTLKIATSFLREEQNFSISSLMPCIHGIVTAIGQQSEEASGTIKTVVNNIRSELTQRWGISDDEKLLESPAVVASFLDPRFKEMRFLSPSLRSELHKKIKNMLSQFFNHQSPVSTQFWVPSSDYKAEVSEATSQLSAHKERGPSGQSQSMYDILLGKDPTESMPEIHQQLENYIVEPLCKRSTNPLDWWKNNEHRFPSVARLARQYLAIPATVVPPDQAFAASESTLEHRRGVLAPENLDQILFLHQNFDFLESMRNSAENPNKTVQNQF; encoded by the exons ATCGACATGGAAGATGTGAGCTCCAAAAGGGTCAGTGAATTCTTGCAGAAATGTGTCAAACTTGAGGATCACGACAGGAATGCTCAGCCCAAAGAGGAGATCCTAGAAGTGCAATCTCTCCCTATCCTCGCACCATCCTACCCTCAGACAGTTCAAG AAGAAATATCAATGGTCTTCAACACCTGTGCAATGCCAGCCAACTTGGGCCCGTGCACCAGAAGGAGGCGTGAAAAGGGCACCGGCCATGATGGCACAAGCACGTCTCTCTACGTCGACCGGCGCAAATCCAAGGTGTGGAACTACTACACCAAGCTGGGGGATGCCTACGTTGAGTGCAATGTCTGCAAGAAGCAGTTGTCCTTCCACAACAGCACCACAACCATGAGGGAACATCTGGTGAGGAAACATAGCATCCGTGACACTTTGCTCTCTCAGTTAAAGGATGACCAGATTTCAGATCCTGACTACATAGCTCAGGAGAACGCAATCAAAAGGGCTCGCCAGCTAACACCTGAAAACAACAATCAGTACCACGCTGTGCCCTGCACAGAACCTAGAACTGACGTAATTCTGGAGCTTGTGCTAGAAATGATTTTTCGGGACCTCCACCCCCTCTCAGTAGTGAAGGACAAAGGCTTTGGTCTTCTGATTGGCTACCTAGAACCCAGTTTTATCCTTCCATCTCCTATGCAGCTCTCTAGCATGTTGTGGCACCGATACAACGTCGTCAAGCAACACCTGGAACATTACCTACAAACCGCCCAGTCTGTGGTGATCTGTGCTGAGTTCTGGGTCTCCCAACCCAACCAGACGTACCTGACAATCATGGCTAACTTCATCGATGGGGAATGGCGACGGGCAAGATGCATCTTGGAGACCCAACAGGTGCATGAGAATAAAATGGAGAGCAATTTGGGAGACAGGCTGTACTCGGTCTTGACGGACTTTGGGATGCCCAGCAAGTCTGTTTTCTGTGTGATGCATGACAGCCTCCAGGATATGGAGGTGAACTCCTCCCAACTCAAATGCATCTATGGCTGGACTAGCATGTGCTGTGCTGCTCACCTGCTGCACCTCTGCGTCCAGGCAGGTCTTGAGGTGGAGCAGGTACAAGAGGCCCTGAGTGCCGCTCGCAGCATCGTCTGCTACTTCCAGCAGGATGCTAAAGCCACCTGCTCACTGAATAGCAAACTGGAAGCCATCAACAAGACCAAACTGAAGCTGGTGATGGACACTGGAGCTCGGTGGATAACCACCATTGAGATGTGCGAGTGCCTGCTGGATCTCAAGTGGGCCATCATGTCCGTGTTGGAGGAACATCCCAAGGGAACGACAGTGGTCCAGAATTTGGCAGACCATCAGTGGAAACTCTTGCAGGACCTAATGCCTGTCATGAGGACCCTAAAGATCGCCACGTCCTTCTTGAGGGAGGAGCAGAACTTCTCCATATCTTCCTTGATGCCATGCATCCACGGCATTGTCACCGCCATTGGACAGCAGTCGGAAGAGGCAAGCGGCACCATTAAGACTGTGGTGAACAATATAAGGTCGGAACTCACACAACGTTGGGGCATCTCAGATGATGAGAAGCTGCTGGAGAGCCCAGCCGTGGTTGCATCCTTCTTAGACCCGCGTTTCAAAGAAATGAGGTTCCTCAGTCCCAGTCTGCGGAGTGAGCTCCACAAAAAAATCAAGAACATGCTGTCCCAGTTCTTTAATCACCAATCCCCAGTCTCAACCCAGTTCTGGGTTCCAAGCTCTGACTATAAAGCAGAGGTGAGTGAAGCCACCAGCCAGCTCTCTGCTCATAAGGAAAGAGGTCCAAGCGGACAGTCCCAGAGTATGTACGACATCCTCTTAGGGAAAGACCCAACGGAGAGCATGCCTGAGATCCACCAGCAGCTGGAGAACTACATTGTGGAGCCCCTCTGCAAGCGCAGCACGAACCCCTTGGACTGGTGGAAGAACAATGAGCACCGTTTCCCTTCTGTTGCCAGATTAGCCCGGCAATACCTGGCCATACCAGCAACGGTTGTGCCACCAGATCAGGCCTTTGCTGCCAGTGAAAGTACCCTGGAGCACAGGAGGGGCGTGCTTGCCCCCGAAAATCTGGACCAGATTCTCTTCTTGCATCAAAATTTCGATTTTTTGGAATCTATGAGAAATAGTGCTGAGAATCCGAATAAGACCGTACAGAACCAGTTCTGA